The Saccharomonospora glauca K62 genome has a segment encoding these proteins:
- a CDS encoding PIN domain-containing protein has product MAFPAILDACVLVPYDIADLLLRLAHEKTYRPLWSSDILKETERTLVTKLGMPPEKVHRRLQRMRQHFLDAEVEGYEDLIEAMTCDEKDRHVLAAAVRANASVIVTANVKDFPASSVEPYDINVLSPDEFLLDQLDLYPSRTIKVLERLTAGRRNPPETPAIFLDKLQPYVPGFAGEARKYLRGPRIHRLRPSKGMLPPQRLPR; this is encoded by the coding sequence GTGGCTTTTCCGGCGATCCTTGATGCTTGCGTATTAGTTCCCTACGACATAGCAGACCTGTTGCTTCGGCTCGCGCACGAGAAAACCTACAGGCCCCTGTGGTCCTCAGACATCCTGAAGGAAACCGAGCGAACGCTAGTGACGAAGCTGGGCATGCCACCCGAGAAGGTCCACCGGCGCCTTCAGCGCATGCGTCAGCACTTTCTCGACGCCGAGGTGGAGGGCTACGAGGACCTTATTGAGGCTATGACCTGCGACGAGAAGGACCGGCACGTGCTCGCGGCAGCTGTGCGCGCGAATGCCTCAGTTATCGTGACCGCGAATGTCAAAGACTTCCCCGCCTCATCGGTGGAGCCTTACGACATCAATGTGCTCAGCCCAGACGAGTTCCTGCTGGACCAGCTCGATCTCTACCCAAGCCGGACCATAAAGGTCCTGGAAAGACTCACCGCCGGGCGCCGCAACCCTCCGGAAACGCCTGCCATCTTCCTCGACAAGCTGCAGCCGTACGTGCCGGGTTTCGCAGGGGAGGCACGAAAATATCTTAGGGGGCCACGAATCCATCGCTTGCGCCCCTCGAAAGGAATGCTCCCGCCGCAGCGCCTGCCGCGCTGA
- a CDS encoding GNAT family N-acetyltransferase, whose translation MAVSLRPVTRDTVRAVCELRLAEGQERLVAPAAYTVAEGNYEPDAILRAIHLDDVVVGVLLVEVETGVPYLVRFMIDASYQGRGIGRQAVERLVEELRERGWTSVETTFVPGDDSAEGFWRRCGFRDTGKTKHDEPVYVRDLVGG comes from the coding sequence ATGGCTGTGTCGTTGCGGCCGGTGACTCGGGACACCGTGCGGGCGGTGTGCGAGCTGAGGTTGGCCGAGGGGCAGGAACGGCTGGTGGCCCCCGCCGCCTACACCGTGGCCGAGGGGAACTACGAACCGGACGCCATTCTGCGTGCGATCCACCTCGACGACGTCGTGGTGGGCGTGCTCCTGGTGGAGGTCGAGACCGGGGTGCCGTACCTCGTACGGTTCATGATCGACGCGTCGTACCAGGGCAGGGGTATCGGCCGACAGGCCGTGGAGCGGCTCGTCGAGGAACTGCGCGAGCGCGGCTGGACGTCGGTCGAGACCACCTTCGTGCCGGGGGACGACAGCGCGGAGGGGTTCTGGCGTCGCTGCGGTTTCCGCGACACGGGCAAAACGAAGCACGACGAACCGGTGTACGTGCGGGATCTCGTGGGCGGCTGA
- a CDS encoding TIGR03086 family metal-binding protein — protein MTLDFVPATRAVADLLPRITDLAAPTPCEHYTVADLLDHLDGLAFAFTLAARKEPGPVTDQPPAPNGANLSDDWRTRLPERLEELARAWREPAAWEGTTKAGGIELSGEQAGLVALTEVVVHGWDLARATGQSYDPDPRALTPVHEHTNAIAAAGPVEGLFGPAVEVPADAPLLDRVIGLTGRDPKWRPRTSTP, from the coding sequence ATGACGCTCGACTTCGTTCCCGCCACCCGCGCGGTAGCGGATCTGCTGCCCCGAATCACCGATCTCGCCGCCCCGACCCCCTGCGAGCACTACACCGTGGCCGATCTCCTCGACCACCTCGACGGCCTCGCGTTCGCGTTCACCCTCGCCGCGCGTAAAGAGCCCGGGCCGGTGACCGACCAGCCGCCCGCGCCGAACGGCGCGAACCTGTCCGACGACTGGCGCACGCGGCTCCCCGAGCGGCTGGAGGAACTCGCCCGTGCCTGGCGCGAGCCCGCGGCGTGGGAGGGAACGACGAAGGCCGGCGGCATAGAACTGTCCGGCGAGCAGGCGGGCCTCGTGGCCTTGACGGAGGTCGTGGTCCACGGCTGGGACCTGGCTCGCGCCACCGGCCAGTCCTACGACCCCGATCCTCGGGCCCTGACGCCCGTCCACGAACACACGAACGCGATCGCCGCCGCCGGGCCGGTGGAGGGCCTGTTCGGACCGGCCGTCGAGGTCCCCGCCGACGCGCCGCTGTTGGATCGCGTCATCGGCCTCACGGGGCGGGACCCGAAGTGGCGACCTCGCACGTCGACTCCGTGA
- a CDS encoding helix-turn-helix domain-containing protein produces MSTTLDQRTVLPPDESELREELERLADVLHARTVDRPLTRVARLVGPDGGQVELPEELYQLLLQVVDDLNNGLAVVIQPSNAVLTTQEAADLLHISRPTLVKLLERGEIEYHKVGRHRRIYLRDVLEYDERVRHEREAALDEMARESAHDGTSDRMTGFISTR; encoded by the coding sequence ATGTCCACCACTCTTGATCAGCGCACCGTCTTACCACCAGATGAGTCCGAGCTTCGCGAGGAGCTGGAGCGCCTGGCTGATGTGCTGCACGCGCGGACAGTCGACCGACCCCTGACTCGCGTTGCCCGGCTGGTCGGGCCCGACGGCGGGCAAGTGGAGCTACCGGAAGAGCTTTATCAGCTTCTTCTCCAGGTGGTCGATGACCTGAACAACGGCCTCGCAGTAGTGATCCAGCCGTCGAACGCAGTATTGACCACCCAGGAAGCCGCCGACCTTCTTCACATCTCGCGTCCCACCCTGGTCAAGCTGCTCGAGCGTGGCGAGATCGAGTATCACAAGGTGGGTCGCCATCGGCGCATCTACCTGCGCGACGTACTCGAATACGACGAGCGGGTGCGCCACGAACGCGAGGCTGCTCTCGATGAGATGGCCCGCGAGTCAGCCCACGACGGTACATCCGACCGGATGACTGGGTTCATATCGACCAGATAA